Genomic DNA from Corallococcus macrosporus:
CACGACGACTTCCAGCCCAATCAGCCGTCGTACGGCATCGTGCGGCTGTGGAAGCCGGTGCTGGTGGTGATGGTGCCCTTCACGCTGGTGCTGGTGCAGCCGGACCTGGGCACCGCGCTGATGATCTTCCTGTCCTCCGGCACCGTCATCCTCTTCGGCAAGGTGCGCTGGTACCTGGCCGCCACGCTGGTGGCGGGCGTGCTGGTGGGCGGCCTCATCATCTGGAACGACTACGTGCGGGAGATGCCCGAGCCGCGCACCACCGTCGTGCGCCACCACCTCAAGAAACACCAGAGCCAGCGCATCTCCGGGTGGCTGGACCCGGAAGCGGACCTGCGCGGCAGCGGCTACCACGCCGCCCAGTCCAAGATCGCCGTGGGCTCCGGCGGGCTCACCGGCAAGGGCTGGCGCGAGGGAACCCAGACAGGCCTGCGCTTCCTGCCGGAACAGCACACGGATTTCATCTTCTCCGTGTGGGCCGAGGAGCACGGCTTCTTCTCCTGTCTCCTGTTGCTCCTGCTCTACGGCGGCATCTTCATTCTCGGGTTGGGCGTGGGCTTCAGCGCACGAGACCGTTTTGGAGCGTTCGTTGCCGTAGGGGTGGTGGCCACACTTTTCTGGCAGGTGTTCGAAAACATCGGCATGGTCATTGGCCTGTTGCCAGTGACGGGCATCACGCTGCCCCTCATGAGCTACGGCGGCTCCTCGATGCTGTCGGTGATGTTGTGCATCGGGCTGCTGGTGAACATCAGCATGCGCCGTCACATGTTCTGACGGCCGGAGGCTTCCGATGGCGGTGCAGAGGAAGGGTGCGACGACGGTGAAGGCCGGCACGGCGGTGGGGACGACGCGCCCCGCGCCCGCGCCGGGGGTGGGGCCCCTCATCGAGATGAACCAGGGGGAGCCCGAGCACCGGCACTTCCCGCGCGCGCAGCTGGCGACGCACTTCGACCTCTGGGTGGATGACGGCGCGGGCGGCCGACGCTTCTCCGCCAACCTCGTGTCCGTCAACGTGAGCGTCAGCGGCGCCTTCCTCGCGAGCACCTTCTTCCTGCCCATGGGCACGGTGGTGCGCACGCGCTTCGCGCTGGAGGAGGGGGCGGCCCCCGTGGAGGCCCGCGCGGAGATTGTCCGTGAGGAGCGCGGCCCGGAGGACGAGGGCCGCAGCGGGTTCGCCCTGCGCTTCCTGGACTTCTCCGGTCAGACGGAGGTGGCGCTCGCCCGGCTGTTCCTGGGCATGCGCCTGCGTGCCTTCACGGAGGACTACCTCAAGTCACAGCGCGCCCGCTCCCTGCCCAATGAGCTGGAGCGGGTCATCGACGTGATGGCGGCCTGGGAGCTGCTCAAGGCCACCACGCCCGGAGACCCCTGGCGCGGCGAGTAGGGCTCCGGAGCGCTGCATCAGGCCGGCTTGCCGGTGGCCAGCTGCCTGCGGCGCTCGGCCTGGTAGTGCGCGGAACACAGGCCCTTGGAGCGCTGCTCGCGGGTGCAGCCATTCACCGTGCAGCGGCGGTCCATGGGCACCGGCCCACCCGCCACCGTCTTCGGGGGACGGCCGCGACGGCGTCCCGCCATCACCGCGCCGTTGCCCGGCGAAGCCGCGACAGCGCCCATGCCCGGCATCCCCGTGTTCAGCGCGCGCAGCATGCCGCGGCCGATGGCATCACCCAGCGCCTCCGCCCACGACGTCAGGGCAGGGGTCAGCGGTGCTTGCGTGGTCAATTCTTTGCGAAGGCGTGCCATGAAA
This window encodes:
- the rodA gene encoding rod shape-determining protein RodA; its protein translation is MMPHVPWGLVVCVLGVCALGIWNLASAARPPMAPVWHSQALYLAVGLGAVLTVCLVDYRWIQRMAFPIYVANILALLALRVVGHTAKGAESWFAIGPFRLQPAEFMKIGVVLMLAKVYHDDFQPNQPSYGIVRLWKPVLVVMVPFTLVLVQPDLGTALMIFLSSGTVILFGKVRWYLAATLVAGVLVGGLIIWNDYVREMPEPRTTVVRHHLKKHQSQRISGWLDPEADLRGSGYHAAQSKIAVGSGGLTGKGWREGTQTGLRFLPEQHTDFIFSVWAEEHGFFSCLLLLLLYGGIFILGLGVGFSARDRFGAFVAVGVVATLFWQVFENIGMVIGLLPVTGITLPLMSYGGSSMLSVMLCIGLLVNISMRRHMF
- a CDS encoding PilZ domain-containing protein; this encodes MAVQRKGATTVKAGTAVGTTRPAPAPGVGPLIEMNQGEPEHRHFPRAQLATHFDLWVDDGAGGRRFSANLVSVNVSVSGAFLASTFFLPMGTVVRTRFALEEGAAPVEARAEIVREERGPEDEGRSGFALRFLDFSGQTEVALARLFLGMRLRAFTEDYLKSQRARSLPNELERVIDVMAAWELLKATTPGDPWRGE